One genomic region from Ovis canadensis isolate MfBH-ARS-UI-01 breed Bighorn chromosome 24, ARS-UI_OviCan_v2, whole genome shotgun sequence encodes:
- the OR2C1 gene encoding olfactory receptor 2C1 isoform X2 — MVNSFYPVGFILVGVSDHPQLEMIFFVGILFSYLLTLFGNSAIILLSILDALLHTPMYFFLSNLSSLDLAFTTSSVPQMLTNLWGADKTISYGGCVTQRYVFLWLGATECILLVVMAFDRFVAVCRPLHYTSIMNPRLCWLLAAIAWLGGLGNSVVQSTFTLQLPLCGHRRVDSFLCEVPAMIKLACVDTRLNEAVLNSVCTFFTAVPLSVILISYCYIAQAVLKIHSAEGRRKAFNTCLSHLVVVLLFYGSAIYGYLLPAKTSKQDQGKFISLFYSVVTPMVNPLIYTLRNKEVKGALRRLLGKGREVS, encoded by the exons ATGGTCAACTCCTTCTATCCTGTT GGCTTCATTCTGGTGGGTGTGTCTGACCATCCCCAGCTGGAGATGATCTTTTTTGTAGGCATCCTCTTCTCCTACTTGCTGACCTTATTTGGGAACTCAGCCATCATCCTGCTTTCCATCCTGGATGCCCTGCTCCACacacccatgtacttcttcctcagcaACCTCTCCTCCCTGGACCTTGCCTTTACTACTAGCTCAGTCCCCCAAATGCTGACCAACTTGTGGGGAGCAGACAAGACCATCAGCTATGGTGGCTGTGTGACCCAGCGCTATGTTTTCCTCTGGCTAGGGGCCACCGAGTGCATCCTGTTGGTGGTGATGGCATTTGACCGCTTCGTTGCGGTGTGCCGACCCCTGCACTACACCAGCATTATGAATCCTCGGCTCTGCTGGCTGCTGGCTGCCATTGCCTGGTTGGGTGGCTTGGGCAACTCTGTGGTCCAGTCAACATTCACTCTGCAGCTTCCTTTGTGTGGGCACCGGAGGGTGGACAGCTTCCTGTGTGAGGTGCCTGCTATGATCAAACTGGCATGTGTTGACACGCGTCTCAATGAGGCTGTGCTCAACAGCGTCTGCACGTTCTTCACTGCTGTCCCGCTGAGCGTCATCCTGATCTCCTACTGCTACATAGCTCAGGCAGTGCTGAAGATCCACTCCGCTGAGGGTCGCAGGAAGGCCTTTAACACGTGCCTCTCCCATTTGGTGGTGGTGCTCCTCTTCTACGGCTCAGCTATCTATGGGTATCTGCTTCCAGCCAAGACCAGCAAGCAGGACCAGGGCAAATTCATCTCCCTCTTCTACTCTGTGGTCACACCCATGGTGAACCCTCTCATTTACACTCTGAGGAACAAGGAGGTGAAGGGGGCGCTGAGGAGGCtgctggggaagggaagagaagtcaGCTGA
- the OR2C1 gene encoding olfactory receptor 2C1 isoform X1: MERANSSSLEGFILVGVSDHPQLEMIFFVGILFSYLLTLFGNSAIILLSILDALLHTPMYFFLSNLSSLDLAFTTSSVPQMLTNLWGADKTISYGGCVTQRYVFLWLGATECILLVVMAFDRFVAVCRPLHYTSIMNPRLCWLLAAIAWLGGLGNSVVQSTFTLQLPLCGHRRVDSFLCEVPAMIKLACVDTRLNEAVLNSVCTFFTAVPLSVILISYCYIAQAVLKIHSAEGRRKAFNTCLSHLVVVLLFYGSAIYGYLLPAKTSKQDQGKFISLFYSVVTPMVNPLIYTLRNKEVKGALRRLLGKGREVS; encoded by the coding sequence ATGGAAAGGGCCAACAGCAGCTCCTTGGAGGGCTTCATTCTGGTGGGTGTGTCTGACCATCCCCAGCTGGAGATGATCTTTTTTGTAGGCATCCTCTTCTCCTACTTGCTGACCTTATTTGGGAACTCAGCCATCATCCTGCTTTCCATCCTGGATGCCCTGCTCCACacacccatgtacttcttcctcagcaACCTCTCCTCCCTGGACCTTGCCTTTACTACTAGCTCAGTCCCCCAAATGCTGACCAACTTGTGGGGAGCAGACAAGACCATCAGCTATGGTGGCTGTGTGACCCAGCGCTATGTTTTCCTCTGGCTAGGGGCCACCGAGTGCATCCTGTTGGTGGTGATGGCATTTGACCGCTTCGTTGCGGTGTGCCGACCCCTGCACTACACCAGCATTATGAATCCTCGGCTCTGCTGGCTGCTGGCTGCCATTGCCTGGTTGGGTGGCTTGGGCAACTCTGTGGTCCAGTCAACATTCACTCTGCAGCTTCCTTTGTGTGGGCACCGGAGGGTGGACAGCTTCCTGTGTGAGGTGCCTGCTATGATCAAACTGGCATGTGTTGACACGCGTCTCAATGAGGCTGTGCTCAACAGCGTCTGCACGTTCTTCACTGCTGTCCCGCTGAGCGTCATCCTGATCTCCTACTGCTACATAGCTCAGGCAGTGCTGAAGATCCACTCCGCTGAGGGTCGCAGGAAGGCCTTTAACACGTGCCTCTCCCATTTGGTGGTGGTGCTCCTCTTCTACGGCTCAGCTATCTATGGGTATCTGCTTCCAGCCAAGACCAGCAAGCAGGACCAGGGCAAATTCATCTCCCTCTTCTACTCTGTGGTCACACCCATGGTGAACCCTCTCATTTACACTCTGAGGAACAAGGAGGTGAAGGGGGCGCTGAGGAGGCtgctggggaagggaagagaagtcaGCTGA